CGATGAGCATCTGATTTTATTATGCTATTGATGAGATATTATGATTGGTATATTTATGGAATTATTGTTGATTTGCAATTGATTTCAGTTGATTTGCaattgatttcatacttatacgtagtatgattttcttgaaactatacatgttttacagcgaggggttataatgttttcaaaggtttttattaaaactttatttttaggttcactcacccttgtttttcacccctccaggttttagtagctgagctttcTTATCGACAAGGATTCTTGGTATAATTTTCACCCTATCTTACTGCactgtacttatgctctgacttcacgtgtgaaatgggttcattccagctcacagcgcactcttatatttatgcacttttaggtttaaatttattcacaaatTCCACCACactacattttatggcttcgtcaccttctaagTGTTGGCCATCATAACTTGATTCGAAAtccaagtggacattccgggtcgggggtGCCAAATAGACATCTCATTATGGTCTCCATGTATAGCGTGAACAAAATTGCGATTCtactataaaactaattgacaatataaaaaGTAGTTTACTAacttataagcacatacaaaataaattttttttttctcgataTGAGTTTAATATCCTCAACATAGAGATGGCTTGATGTGTGCTTTGTATATGTCTGTTGTGTCTATTATCACTATAACAGATTTGTACTATTACATTTGTTTTGTGTGATAGATGTTTAGGagttttattctttttgttatttgtgcgaattgattttcaaaatcaaCGATTTGGTCACTAAAATATATGTCTCCATTTTAGCGCCCCTTGTAACCATTTGTTTATCAATGAAATCATGTTATATATCATttctggaagaaaaaaaaaaagatagacatctatttattatattatatcgTGATAAACGTTACACATGCAAATCAAAAACATATTTCTTACCCAAATCACTTTCTGATGCATCAAAATCAATCCTCAGTTTAAATCAATACgattatttttccttttaagcGTGTATTCTTTGTACAGAAATTCAAAACTCTTGTAATTATATATACTGATGTGATGACTCATGTACAATTGAAACCACAACTAATCAAGAACATATACCCAGAATTCTATGCTTCTCTTGCCTTCTCCATATTATCTTTCACGGTAATAGGtaatattatacatatatatatatatatatatatatatatatctctctctctctctctctctgaaataTGATTTTAACTCTTGAAACTCAAGTatttttacataaaacccaACTTAGTctttttaattgaataaaaccCGATAACTAGGctccacataagcaaattcattaattgtgtTTGACTTTACACATTTTGCATTTTCTAGATGCGTAAAATACCCCTAATTACAATTTTAATGTATACATTTAATTCTATGCAGATTTGAAGGGAgggattaatgaaaaaaaaagaattaatatttaaattcatTGCATATTAATATATCATAACAAATTGTATgttaataaataaatcaataaacattaatgttatactttccttcagatttcgtaatttttttccaaatttgcataaaattagacaaatttaatttaatcttgtcattttcttaccaaatgaaaactaaaaaggaACTATGGagtaatttacataaaaatataggtaaattatttggaCATACGTGTTAGTAATAAAATATTGggtgattttgtataaaatcaatacaaagtcaCCACATTGATAATAGATCAACAATATTtatagagaattgttattggcactccaaaaatctcattctctactccaaattttctatattaggaaagaaaaatacacttgtaaggagtgtagaatgagatttttggagtgtcaataacacttccctatttatattaattataaataggtcaatcaTGTATTTGTGAcacttaaatgcatttaaaataaacaaaaattacagaaTCTGCCATTACAGCTGGCACCCACTTCAACCGACACCAGATTTCTCATATTTCctaattctattttttattttttttttcatttgaattcaGACACTGTGTTGCAGTGTCCATttcatagttttattttttccatcactcacaTGCCTCATACGTACTCGTTTTTACATTTGAATTCAAACATGGTAATGCAGTATTTGTTACCTGgtattatgtttttatttttcgatTCAGACATTGCGTTGAAGTGTCTGTTTCctagttctattttttttcatcaCTCACATGCCTTCTATGCTTAACACCTCGCATGACTCTTGATTTCTACATTTGGACTCAGACATTGCAACGCAGTGTTcatttcatgttctgttttttacatttggattcggACACTGCAACACAGTGTTCGTTAcctgttttgtttttttcatttggattcCGACATTGCAACGCAGTATCCATTTCCTGATTTTCAATCGGTGATCCTAGCAGTCTGCATTTTCTGATTTTGAATTGCTGACCACAGTGTCTGTTTTCTGGTTTCGCGTTATAGGCGGGTAAACGTAGGTGGGAAAAATGCAAATGTGTACGGAAACAGTTTTGTGAAAGGGGattaaaaaaacccaaacaGTTTCAATTGCTTAATTAGCAATCGAAATTGTCAAGCTCCAAGAATTTGCGAAACTGTTTCCTCTCTGATACATCAAGTCAACtacaaaaaaatagtttttaatcCTACTCAAGTTTCATCGTTGGTATCTAAATGTTTTCCTGACTTAATGAATTCTTTCTTCAAACATTGACTTTACAATATCATCACCCCATTGTGCTTTATAGATTTAAAGACCTTAAGAAGTTACAGAACTTCACAGCTTTTCATAGATGAGAAAGCTCATGTGTTTGATCTCCACAAATCCCACCTAAACACCAGCAGTCGAACCATTGAGAATCGATGTCGTCAATTCCCAATTCTGCTAATTCCAATTCGATTTTAGAAgctgaggagagagagatagcGACGAGTCTGTTGATACTGAAGGCAGGGCTGGTGATAGCTGGGATGTGCGTAGGCAGGTACATAGTGGGCCCACCTCTATATTGGCACTTCATGGAGGGCTTAGTCGCCGTCTCCCACTTTTCTCATTCCTCCTCATTCGCTTGCCCTCCCTGCACTGGCGATTGCTCTTCTCACCATGTCCTTTATCCCCGTTGGTAATGACATAAAGCACCTGTGGCATTCATTATTGACTTAtctctaattaataaaaatatttcattgattaagtccaaaacaaaaatatgtcattGATATATGATTAAATTGTAAAGTTTTTATTGACTTTTGGCAAAATTATCTTAAAATATTCCCagtatatgtaataatacatgcaaaataaattacctacaaaataaataaaaaatgttatttgattcaatattaatttatctatatttgatataataaaatataattgcaCATATATATTACTAAAATGTGCCCAATAAATGTAATAATGCATGTAAAAttatttacctacaaaataaaggtacgtaagttgattaaaaaataatatatctattactttttgtttatgaatcttaatttaccttttttttcctttctttctttgtacAAACATAATGTACCTACAATATATAATTCCTactaaaactaatatatatttgcgcgcgcacacacacgtgtgtgtatatattagtAAAATGTGCCCGGGATATGTAataatgctttaaaaaaatttatctacAAAATAAAGGAATGTAATTTGATTGAAAAGATAATATTGtactactttttgtttatgtAGTTATAATTGacctattgtcacatcccggcccggggcagatcacttcccgggcccgctccaccaccgtagcatgatattgtccgatttgggcttaccattccctcacggttttgtttttgggaactcacgagcaacttcccagtgggtcacccatcatgagattgctctagcccccttctcgcttaacttcagagttcctacggaacccgaagccagtgagctcccaaaaggcctcttgctaggtagggattggaatatacatttaaggatcactcccctgggcgatgtgggatgtcacaatccaccccccttaggggcctgacgtcctcgtcggcacattttcggccagggattggctttgataccaatttgtcatatcccggcccggggcggatcacttcccgagcccgctccaccatcgtagcacgatattatccgctttgggcttaccattccctcacggttttgtttttgggaactcacgagcaacttcccagtgtgttacccatcatgggattgctctagcccccttctcgcttaacttcggacttcggagttcctacggaacccgaagccagtgagctcccaaaaggcctcttgctaggtagggattggaatatacatttaaggatcactcccctgggcgatgtgggatgtcacacctattgtttaattcttataaaaaaaattaatttacttatactttacatataaatatagaaaaattatttttgacacgcatatataataacaaatCAAAATGGCTAGTGTATGTAATAATTTgtgtaaaataatttacctataaaataaaagaatattaattgagccttgtttttttttttatcaaacaatattatttgatgcaaaataactGATTATACAAaggatccttttttttttcatagaaaAATGTGCCTATAATTGTTTATGAGTATgggtaaattaatatatatatatatatatgttaaatatatttatcaaacaaaaaaggtaaaatttCCATATGGGGTTAATTGCTAATCGTAATTATGGtgagtaataatatttattaacacaattagggttttgtggcataagttgtaaatatgtTGTAATAATTGGTTATATATTTATCTACATGGTAgtctatttgaaatttgaattttatttgaatgtttaaattagttgggtttttgttacatcccacatcacccaggggagtggatcttgtaagtcTTATAcatatatttccatctctacctagcatgaggccttttgggagcttactagcttaggagttcatcggaactccgaagttaagcgagttcaggcgagagcaatcccaggaagggtgacccactaggaagttctcatgtgagttcccaaaaacaaaactgtaagggcgtggtcgaggcccaaaacgaacaatattgtgctatggcGGAGTCGAGCTccggatgtggtgggggcccgagccaagatgtgacaatttgctATCAGAATCAATCCCTGGTcaagtgtgtcgacgaggacatcgggcctctaaggggggtagattgttacatcccacatcgcccaggggagtggatcatgtaagccttatatgtatattcccatctctacctagcactaGGCCTTTTGgtagctcactggcttcggagttcattggaactccgaagtcaAGCGAGTTCGAgggagagcaatcccatgatgggtgacccactaggaagttctcttgtgagttcccagaaacaaaaccgtgagggcatggtcagggcccaaagcggacaatatcatgctaaggtggagtcgagcctggatGTGGTAAGGCTTGGGCCGGAATGTGACAGTTTGTTATCTGAGTCAATCCCTAGTCGAGTGTgttgacgaggacgtcgggccccaaggggggtggattgttacattccacatcgcccagaggagtggatcctgtaagccttatatgtatattccaatctctacctagcacgaggccttttgggagctcactggcttcggagttcattggaactccgaagttaagcgagtttgggcaagagcaatcccaggatgggtgacccattaggaagttctcgcgtgagttcccagaaacaaaactgtgagggcgtggtcaggacccaaaacggacaatTTTGTGCTACGGCgaagtcgagcctgggatgtggtaggggcctgggctgggatgtgataatttttgtttgaaaaatagaAGTTTCAAGAGTCTTTCTATAAAGAACcctttatatacatatacacatatacacatatatacatatacatatatacatacatacatatatatatatatatatatatataggaaaccTTTAAGGGGAGGGatccccaattttttttataaaaatggggattagttgtggggttcACACCgcatcgaactttaacgatttgaaccgtctatttttcaagttgtacctcataaatcatccttgcaaaatattagctaaatcggaaatatttaagacatctaattgagttcagagaaatgaacgaatactttgttatataagaaacaatgaaatttgatcttgataattaaataggaaaatggtatcgaattgaattgaatttttgcaaggatgatctatgaatcgagacttacaaaatagacggttcggatcgttaaaattcgatATGGAATGGGCCCCACACCTAATCcccattttgtttttcaaaccatGAGGATCCATTTGCATAAAGGGTCTATGTATttatataacttttaaaaggacCCTCtatttgtagctgttggatcaaattttaaggatccGGATTAATAGATTTGGTGGCTTTAGTGAAAGAGATTTGAAGAGGATCTCTTCCCAAATCACACAACTTCTGCAGCCCACTGAACAAGAAACACAACGTGACATGCTGGAAACCCCACCACATATACAACTCAAAAGTTTTCAAATACTAAAACatcatttgtttctttggttgGCCGTCTTTTCTTACCAAACTTAGGACCCAAGTTTGCTCCAAGCGCTCAACTGGGGCCTCCAAGCTTTGCCGAAAGTTGAAACCACTTAGGCTAAGCAACCAACTCATCATTCATTTCTTTATTGCCAATTTGCCATTCTAATTCCAAAAGCTGAATCTTTCTTAGTTGGCTGGCTGCTATGACTACAATGGCATTTCCGGAAATTTAAACGAAAAACGAGAATATTTTCTGTagagcaaaacagaaaagtaaggTATCAAAACTTCTTCCATAAGAACCATCATAGATCATACCCTCATTTGCCTTATCATTGCAGCGAAGTTTTTGTGTAAAGAGGAAACGATGATTTCGTTACGGTCTAATAATTCTATGTCACGCCGGACGCTGGCAAAGAAGTTTGGCTGCGCGAAGAGGGCGTGGAGGACCTTCACCGATAAAGTACAATCAAAACTCCACAAGCTCAACATCCCTAAAGCAATCAAAACCACCGCCCGACGTCTCTGTGCCTTGCGGAGCAAGTTTCATTTTCTTATCCCATCCAAACTCCGCGCTTTCACCAGAAGTTCCTCTGGCTTCCCTAGTAACCGATACTATAACCATCACTATATCTTTGAATCCCGCATCGATTATGCACGGGGAAGATCTAGCTACCAGTACCACAACAATCTTCATCATACTAAGCATACGGCAGCCATACACATAGACGAGCTCTTTGAAGAGCCTGCCGCCTGTGTGGACGCCAAGAAGGATCCACATTTTGGTGAGCAAGCAGAAACGACCAAAGGAAAACAGGCAGTCGATGTGGACGATGACTTGAAGGTTCTGACAAGAGATAAGAAGAGTATGTATAGCGTTGAAGATGCATGGCAGGCGGTGGTTGCTAAGTCGCCTCAGCTGCGGGTGGTGGATGAAAGAGCGGAGGAGTTCATTCACAAGTTTAGGCAAGACATGAAGCTTCAGAAGGAGAAATCCCTTCTTGAGTTCCAGGAGATGTTGGCTCGCAGttcttaaattaattataattagctTTATTACTTTGgttagtttcattttttttttcccatacaAAATATGGAAGTGATTGAACAAGCTTGAAGGTTTTGCTGGTTTTTGGGTTTCAGGGTTTGACAAATACGGTGGTTTTCTGCAGAAAGTGTGAAGATGCATTGAAAGTTTTaggttttcttttaatttttatttaacttttttttgcgGGGGTTTCATATAAATGGATATGATTTATTGTGGATTGGTGAATTGATCGAAAATTTAAGATTAAAGATTTTGTGTGTGGATCTgaaataatgaaatgatttaTGTCTAATATATAATGCATTACTTTGTTGAAGTCGATTATTGAATCAATGGTGAGTCTAAATTTGGTTGTAAGTAGTGTACTTGATTTGGATAAACTCCAACCATTGATTTCCCATGAGAAAATTGtgttttatataaatacataaatttGCACATCTTCACCCCTTTTGAGAGGTTTAGTTGTGATCATAGTAACCGATTAGCATATaaccaaacaataaataatataatatatatataatggagTAATGAACGCAGTAGgaactcatgaaggacaaactAATAACCATAAGGTTACACAAATGCTCAACTTGAAGTCCTTACTTTTTGGCATTGGTAATAGACGAGTTAACatgacatattcaagatgatattccttAGTGTATgcttttcagagatgatatagTATTGATAGATAAAAACAGGAGGGAGTAAATATGAAGTTGAACCTTTGTcgggaagtgttggaatctaaaggtcttcaCATAAGTaagtcaaagaaaaaaaatatgtggagtgcaagttcagtggGGAAAAGGGTCCAAATGAGATAGGAATGAGGATTGGAGACCATGAAGTACCAAAAAGCGAACTCTTTCATTATCTTAGATCTATCTTACAAAAGAGCGGAGGATTAGACAAGGATCTCAACTATAAAATACAAGctagatggatgaagtggaagagtgcatcaaGTGTATTGTACGATCATCGTATGCTATTAAAGCTCAAGAGAAAATTTTATCAAACGACAATAAGGCCAGTAATGCTTTATGGCATGGAGTGTTAGGCAGTCGAAAATCTACACTTGCAAAAAATAAGGTCAGCAGaaatgagaatgcttcgttggatgtgtgggcacgcAACAAAGAATATGATTAAGAACGAGGATATCTGAGGTAAAGTAAGAGTGACAGCAATTGAAGTTATGATGCAAAAAAATCGGTTAAGGTAGTTTGGACACGTGAACCGAAAACCTACAGATGCTTCTGCTAGAAGATGCACCTATAAAGAGGCCTAGGGCAAAAGGAGTAGAGAAAGAGACATTCCAAGTCTTTAAGAAAAGATACAAAGTACTAAGGGCTAACAGACACATGATGCAAAGCCAAGCGCAATAGCGTTATAAGATTCACATAGCCGACCTCACTTGGTGGGATAAAGTTTTATGGCGGTTGTTGTTTGTTATTCGTTCTAATTTGTTTTATCCAATCAATGagctaaaataaaatataattgtgTAGGAGGCCAgcatttcagttttttttatgCTAGCAATTACTGACGGAGGACTGAATCGGACGTACAGAAACTCAAATGCTACAAGCCCCTTGCACATATTTGTATGTTAGTATCCTAGGATTTTCCCACCACTATAAATCATTCACAACTAATGTATTAATGCACCAAAATTCACAGTACACTAGCTTCATGCACTCATGCGCGTGCAGAgggcattttttgaatcacggcgtgCTACACATgatttacatgttttaaatgtatttattaatgtagatggaaatgaataataaatacatttaataaaAGCGGTCTTTTAACTAATCAAAGCAGCTGAATCCATATTAATAAAAGcggtctttcaatttccatctacattttattgaatttacattaagattagaaaaaaaaaaatttaataaacaactaattgcttgttcattgtgaggctaaactcactccctcctcttagtatagataacatcatttgttaaaaaaaaaaaaaaaaatatcatttgacaattgaatcacattattatgcgcgtgCGAGAGACTTTTTTATAACTAGCACTACGCAcctcttaagtgtttaaaaattgagaaataatatttaataaacaatcaCGTGCAACatacattttttgaatcatagCGCACTAAACGCGACTTAGACATTTtcaatgtatttatatgcatgaattgtttcaatatttttttatttcgttattttctttttttatcacCTCCGCTAcgcgcctcttaagatgttttgaacacaacattcatgatttttcttattttttattatatttttcttcctcatcacgtgggcaccatcaactttatcatttgtttatttttttttctctcttccctttcatttttttatttctttctctctccccatttatatttatattatattttatgatgaccaaattaccaaCTTACCcttgcatgatttgatatattattttgggcaggttttgaattttttggctAAGGGGCAGTTTGGTCCAATTTTTTTGTCTGAGCTAGTAACACCAAATTGAGCCTCcggctttatatatagattaagatgtacaataaaaaataaataaataaaagcaagGTCGAAAGAGCTGAGACAACTGCAGGTTTCTGCAAATATTTCTCGAACCTTAATCGACAAAATGCTAACTAATATTTATGTGCTTACACCTTACAGTACCCAGATGAAAGGCAAAACACAGTTGACTCTTTAATGCACAAATTCTTTTATGGGATCACCATGACGTATCTTTTTCATCCGATACGCCTCCATCTCCTCAAGAGTAACCTACAAAATGCATGTTGTGGTGTGAAGACATTTATCGAGAAGTCGCGACACTCAAGCAACTtcatacaaagaaaagaaacctAACACTAAAAATAAGAATAGTAAACACAATTGAAGCATAATGAGTAATCATTTATACCTCATCGTCAGATTTAACATTATATTTGCGTTTTCTTTCATCCTTCTCTTCCGCCCTTCTGTCATCCTCCTGGAAAAAAGACgtgcataaataaataatcaataaTGTCTAGAAGCATAATGGGTAGTACGGTGATGATGTGAATTGAGCCATatcttaaattaaatatataacgTGACATTAAAAGTAGTAAATTGAAAATGAAGCCCACGAAATGACCTTCTTAAGAGCATCATCAAGTTTTTTCTGGTCAAGGACCAAGTCATCGGGTGTGTTAGTTCACCACGTAGcaacccttttttcttttgttggagcAGGTGCCTCTACAACAAACTTGAAGAATCAGTACAGTAGGGTAATCACAATAAACAATGCTGAAATCAACAAGAacaaatgaaataaagaaaatgcgGAAATCAACCACAATAAACGAAATCAAATGAAATTACTTCATATAGATAAAGCACTCTGGGTGaacaataaaaacaaagttctcaaacattaaataaataaataaacaaaaatataagtgaaagaTACAAACCTTCAGAGGCTACTTTGCAGGCATTAATGTTCACCTTCATTAAGTCTGCTACTGCCTTGGCTGCCTCAATTCCAGCTGCACCAGTGCAATAAATGTTCCGAATTGTTTACTTAGAACACTTGTATCCCCATTGGTGATCCTTCCACCATGATCCCCAAACACTTGTGTGGTTATTGATGTAAACATCCTCTTCATACTTACTTTTTGGAAGGGATGTCTCCTTCAAAggaaaatcagaagaaaaaattgttaatttccTTCCGAGGAGTCTACACCAGACCAATTGGACTACTGGACCATAGATGATGTTCTAACAAACTAGCACTTGCTTTAATTTCCTTCAAAAACATTTGATGTCCAATAATATTTTAGTCACACATATTCACTGACAAAAATACTTATCTTGCATAAGAGCATAATCTTTCAGACCCTCCGGCAATCCCACACTAAGGTGTGAGAAAGAAACTGCCTAAATAGCTCCAAAATAATTTAGATCAATCATCCAGGAATCTAATTAGGATATTGACTAGCAACAACATATCAACATCAAACAATAAACTTTTAGCACGGTTCAGAAAGAAATGGAAGCCAATAAAATTGTTAATAAGACTTAATTTGTGTAAAAAGATTATAGATGCATAAGACATGCACACAAACACAATCCTCCCCCTTTTATTTTGCATACAGATAAATTAAGGGTAAAAAGATCTTTAACGAAAGGCAAGATATCAAAATGGAACtgatttgaaaaagaatttaatattatttataccATGATGCAGGAGGCAGGCCTAggagaaaacaatttgaaagcATTAATATGCTTTGGAATAACAAaggttttgtattttaattatttgggaATTTGTTAAGTTATTTTGGAAGTTGTAAGGGTGTTATAGAAACCTAAggttaattaatttgtaaaccCTTATAAATATTGTACTAGAAAGCCTTGAAGGGAgatttgaatgaattaaaattgtATTTGCTTAATGCAATCAAAGTGAGTTGTTTCTCCTTCTAAAATCAAGCATTTGGCTTGGTCGTGTGAGCGAATCCACGATTAGCGACGTGAGCGAGCTCCGTTGCTCCTGGTTGAGTGATTCCCAAGTATCTATCCTCTGTTCTTTCTATTTATCTTTGGTCTTTCCTGCATCATACCATGCCCTTTACATCTCTACCAGCACGATCATATTCAACTTGTTTCTCAGACTGTCCCAGAATgagctcatttggaagttcttCTTCAGTAGCAGCATTGACATACTTCTCCATAATGGCGTCTTTCATTTACGACTTCAACTTCTCCTTAATGACCATATAGTTATTATACAATAATTCTGCTTGAGATAGAGCAACCTACATGTGAATGTCTTGCCCTTTTTCAAATGCCTCCCATGCATGAATATTGAGCTGCTTGAACTCTAGAGCTTGCCCACTTGCTCTATACTTGTTATCTCATTGTAAAATGGCAAGTTGGCAAATCAATTTTTTGTCACATTCACagaattaacaaaataaataaacaatattcTAAGTTCGACAACTCACTCCATAAAACTTCTTATTCGCGTCAGCATCAGGAGAGGATCTTCACGCATAGACCGAGTTTTGGGATCATAGTAAGCAGAATTGACATCAAGATTCAAATGATATTTAGTTGTGTCCTCCCGAATGCGCAAATATCCAAAACGAAgagaattcaaaattaaacccaTGTGTGAATCATCTTTCAGGGGAATGCtagacacaaaataaaaatgttttatATTAAACAACACACAGACAATCAAGGAGATAGCAATACATGCTTGACAGTTCCAGTGCTTCCACCACTAGTCGTGCAAACACGCTTCTTGATGAAGTTGTTAAttgaagagagaagaagaaattaattacagaaaaaaaaggagaagaaaatggatGCTTCACTTTCTGCTAAATTCGCAAAGAGAAATTTCTCTCTCTATTCCTTCTCACACATTACACTGCAACGGTTAGTTATGCATAAGGATTCCTagcataacaaaacaaaaatgatctCAGCCGCACATCTAGCTAAGTTCAAGGATCTTTCCACATGTCACTTAGACAGAATTACAATATGAGCCCTACACTTGGTGAAATTAACCAAAGTGG
This Pyrus communis chromosome 6, drPyrComm1.1, whole genome shotgun sequence DNA region includes the following protein-coding sequences:
- the LOC137736114 gene encoding uncharacterized protein; this translates as MISLRSNNSMSRRTLAKKFGCAKRAWRTFTDKVQSKLHKLNIPKAIKTTARRLCALRSKFHFLIPSKLRAFTRSSSGFPSNRYYNHHYIFESRIDYARGRSSYQYHNNLHHTKHTAAIHIDELFEEPAACVDAKKDPHFGEQAETTKGKQAVDVDDDLKVLTRDKKSMYSVEDAWQAVVAKSPQLRVVDERAEEFIHKFRQDMKLQKEKSLLEFQEMLARSS